The region GAGATTCATGAGTCCTCGATTACCGATCCGAATTCGATGCGGAGATTTCGTGCCGTATTACGAGAACTGGACATGAAGCTGTCTTACGATGATTTCGGTGCCGGGCAAGGTCGATTGCTGGAACTCGCCGAGGTTCCGCCGGACGTGTTGAAGTTTGACATGGGGCTAATCCGCAGTATCGATTCGGCGCCATCGACGCGCATTGACCTGCTTCGGTCACTCGTCAAACTTGCCCGCGATGCCGGCTCAACGACGCTCGCCGAAGGTGTCGAGACGGAAGGCGAACATCACTGTTGTTGTGAATTGGGGATCGAACTCGGCCAAGGTTATTTTTATGGCAGGCCGGCACCGATGACTGCGATCTAAAATTCGCGTTTGCGAAGTCCGATGGAAAAGATTTGCCAAAGTTGAGAATTATTGGCCCCGCCTGTTCGGCGTTGACGCATTGCCAGACCGCACAAAAAAACTGGCTCTCAACACGCTTGCTGATATGCTTCGACGCCTCAAAAAGGTCGCCACTCCCGCCGAAAATCAGGTGGTTTTTGCGTTATCAACCGCAGTCACGACGCTGTTAATCGGCGTCGCGATCGGTTACTGGGCCTGGGGACGTAGCGATGGTGCCGAAGTCACGACCGGCGGATCTGCTGGGCCAGGCAAAAAGGGCCCCCCACCGACTCAAGCGATGTTGATCCGGGTTGGTGAGATTAAACGCGATCAGATTTCACCGATTCGTACCCTTCTCGGTGACCTGATCGCGGTCCGCACCGCGTCGGTTGCCAGTGAAGTCCCCGGCCGAGTGGCGGAAGTATTCGTGGACGAAGGCTCGACGGTCATTGGCGGGAAAACTGTTCTGGCTCGAATCGACGGGACTTGGGAAGATCTCCAAGAAAAGAAGATCACCGCACAAATCGCGCAAGCCAAAGCGACGTTGCGATTTGAAAAAGCTGAGGCGTCGCGATTGAAACAACTGCTTGCCCAGCAAGCCGCTTCGACCAGTGAAGTCGATGCAAAATCGGCGGTCGTCGAACAAACCGTTGCCAGTATCGACGAACTTACCGCAAGCTTAGGTGAAGTCCGCGAGCGTCAGCAACGTTTGGAAATCCTGGCGCCATTCAGTGGCAAAGTCATCACCAAACACACCGAAGTGGGTGAGTACATCGCCGTCGGCGCTCCGATTGTCGATATCGTCTCCACCGGTCGGATCGATGCGAGAACGATGGTCCCACAGCAGAACATTGGGCTGCTAAGGGATGGCGATTTGGTCTCGGTGCGGGTCGATCATTCCGACCTTGAATTGAACGGCGAAGTGATCGCAATCAACTCGCAAGGTTCACTCGGTAGTCGAACGTTCCCCGTTCGCATCGCATTGCATGATCAAGACGGATTCTTGAAGCCTGGAATGGGAGTCAGCGTTGACGTGCCGACCGGGAAGGCTTCTACCGAGTTATTGGTGCCTCGTGATGCCGTACTCACGAAACCAGATGAGTCAGTGGTTTGGGTGGTCGAGGTTGATACCCGAGCGATGGAGCGATCTTCCAAGCAATCGGCGCTCCACAAACCACTGACAACACGGCCGGTGCCCGTCAAGATTCTTTCGCATTCGACGGAGCACTACGCGATCAGGAGTGTTCGAGCGGCCGATGAATCGGCACTCCGTCCCGGAACGCGTGTGGTCACCGAAGGAC is a window of Roseiconus lacunae DNA encoding:
- a CDS encoding efflux RND transporter periplasmic adaptor subunit, with product MLRRLKKVATPAENQVVFALSTAVTTLLIGVAIGYWAWGRSDGAEVTTGGSAGPGKKGPPPTQAMLIRVGEIKRDQISPIRTLLGDLIAVRTASVASEVPGRVAEVFVDEGSTVIGGKTVLARIDGTWEDLQEKKITAQIAQAKATLRFEKAEASRLKQLLAQQAASTSEVDAKSAVVEQTVASIDELTASLGEVRERQQRLEILAPFSGKVITKHTEVGEYIAVGAPIVDIVSTGRIDARTMVPQQNIGLLRDGDLVSVRVDHSDLELNGEVIAINSQGSLGSRTFPVRIALHDQDGFLKPGMGVSVDVPTGKASTELLVPRDAVLTKPDESVVWVVEVDTRAMERSSKQSALHKPLTTRPVPVKILSHSTEHYAIRSVRAADESALRPGTRVVTEGLERLVPGIPVRVDLDSQPLVPVPGSYADGQQKLD